Proteins encoded by one window of Anaerolineales bacterium:
- a CDS encoding cation-transporting P-type ATPase translates to MTHQPSTPLPATMDSSIAAQPILPWWAFSEEEVIAQHATDPINGLTDAEASTRLAKYGENALPEEEKESFLASLIDALTDPLAIVLTVAAILSAGIGIAQGEPDKLQQAGWIMGIVVFMTIIGYVVDRSADNALAKLKEMQQIPAHIVRNGKRIEINAEKVVPGDVLTLKQGDRVPADARIIQATDATAGEAVLTGEPETEKHTGVLEEEALIKDRSNMLHMGTFIEGGDVRAVVTNTGMATEFGKIYKELQEAEKTDTPLQRQLEKLGNFILVGTLVICVLVVLIYVVVQKYAILDALIVAVALAIAFIPEALGAIITIALALGVREMVGKKAIIRKLYAAEGLGSVSIVCTDKTGTITFNKMTATHVWTPDTGEVRLEAAEIKNRSKEFRRLLDVARLCNNLKDGTERALGKLAEMAGFVMNEERLLSRVGLVPFNSARKMMSTLDHDGDGTHTLHAKGAPEVLLYRCATVIEGGKAIPLTDDKRKRIQVQVLRFEREGYRVLAFAEREFDVLPPEVNDSVEENLVFVGLIAISDPPRSEVKQTVQHLREAHITAKMITGDSANTALSIAREVGIVSAEATSHDVIDGVEMRRYTEKGADNLTPEELARLVKTNVYARVSPSDKVTIVRGLQRAGHLTAMTGDGVNDAASLKQADVGIAMADGTELAKEVSDVILTGTYSAIGAAVQVGRTILYRARLYIHALLSTNGSEVGAFIVAALAGFPVPLTAIQLLVINLLGDSWLSIALAAEKEEPDVMQQPPRPSTEPVITRYMWFSIGLQSIVVTILLTITFLIARNYTRSIGLADTDGVALAMQQTATFTMFMIQKILRSAFTARSLRFNLWEIGVFSNRWSLIAAVITIGIAFAAIYILPVGMNTAAMVLFPTLFLLGLIPPIVEEAVKFGRKFFVKPLVVTVVPAPAQKA, encoded by the coding sequence ATGACTCACCAACCATCCACCCCCCTTCCAGCCACGATGGATAGTTCAATCGCAGCACAGCCCATCTTGCCATGGTGGGCTTTTTCCGAGGAGGAGGTGATTGCCCAGCACGCCACTGATCCGATAAACGGCTTGACCGATGCCGAAGCCTCGACACGCCTTGCCAAATATGGCGAGAACGCCCTCCCCGAAGAAGAAAAGGAATCCTTCCTTGCCAGCCTGATTGACGCCCTGACCGATCCATTGGCAATCGTCCTGACTGTCGCCGCCATTTTGAGCGCGGGGATTGGCATTGCCCAAGGAGAACCGGATAAGCTCCAGCAGGCGGGCTGGATCATGGGTATTGTTGTCTTTATGACAATCATCGGTTATGTGGTGGATCGTTCCGCCGACAACGCCCTTGCCAAACTTAAGGAAATGCAGCAAATCCCGGCGCACATTGTCCGCAATGGGAAGCGCATTGAGATCAACGCGGAAAAGGTTGTCCCGGGTGATGTGCTGACCCTGAAACAAGGGGATCGCGTTCCGGCGGATGCCCGCATTATTCAGGCAACCGATGCCACAGCGGGGGAAGCCGTCTTAACGGGCGAACCGGAAACGGAAAAGCATACGGGCGTCCTTGAAGAAGAAGCGCTGATCAAAGATCGGAGCAACATGCTCCATATGGGGACGTTCATCGAAGGCGGTGATGTGCGGGCGGTAGTCACCAACACGGGCATGGCAACCGAATTTGGCAAGATTTACAAAGAACTTCAAGAGGCGGAAAAGACGGATACGCCCCTTCAGCGGCAGTTAGAAAAACTAGGCAATTTCATCCTCGTGGGGACGCTCGTCATCTGCGTCCTTGTTGTCCTGATCTATGTCGTTGTCCAGAAATATGCTATTTTGGATGCGCTGATTGTTGCCGTTGCCCTCGCCATTGCCTTCATCCCCGAAGCGCTCGGCGCGATCATCACCATTGCTCTTGCCCTCGGTGTGCGCGAGATGGTCGGCAAGAAGGCGATCATCCGCAAGCTGTACGCGGCAGAGGGGCTTGGCTCGGTGAGCATCGTCTGTACAGATAAGACGGGGACGATCACCTTCAACAAAATGACGGCGACGCACGTCTGGACGCCCGATACCGGAGAAGTGCGTCTTGAGGCGGCGGAGATCAAGAACCGCTCGAAGGAATTCAGGCGGCTGCTGGATGTTGCCCGTCTGTGCAACAACCTGAAAGATGGCACAGAGCGGGCGCTAGGGAAGCTGGCGGAGATGGCGGGCTTTGTGATGAACGAAGAACGCTTGCTCAGCCGCGTTGGACTCGTCCCCTTCAACAGCGCCCGTAAGATGATGAGTACGCTTGACCACGACGGCGACGGGACGCACACCCTCCATGCGAAGGGGGCGCCGGAAGTCCTCTTGTATCGCTGTGCAACGGTCATTGAGGGTGGCAAGGCAATCCCGCTGACGGACGACAAACGCAAACGCATTCAGGTTCAGGTGCTGCGCTTTGAGCGCGAAGGCTACCGTGTTTTGGCATTTGCCGAACGGGAATTTGACGTGCTGCCCCCGGAAGTAAACGACAGCGTGGAGGAAAATCTGGTCTTTGTGGGGCTAATCGCCATCTCCGACCCGCCGCGTAGTGAGGTGAAACAAACCGTCCAACATCTGCGCGAGGCGCACATTACGGCGAAGATGATCACTGGTGACAGCGCTAATACGGCGCTTTCCATCGCCCGTGAGGTGGGGATTGTCTCTGCCGAGGCAACCTCGCACGATGTCATTGACGGGGTAGAAATGCGCCGCTATACGGAAAAGGGCGCCGACAACCTGACCCCAGAGGAACTTGCCCGCCTTGTCAAGACGAATGTCTATGCGCGTGTCTCCCCCTCGGACAAAGTGACCATTGTGCGCGGCTTGCAGCGGGCAGGGCACCTGACGGCAATGACGGGTGACGGTGTGAACGACGCCGCAAGCCTGAAACAGGCGGATGTGGGCATCGCTATGGCGGATGGGACAGAGCTTGCCAAAGAAGTGAGCGATGTGATCCTGACCGGCACATACAGCGCAATTGGGGCTGCCGTCCAAGTGGGGCGGACAATTCTCTACCGCGCACGGCTGTACATTCACGCCCTACTCAGCACGAACGGGTCGGAGGTTGGGGCGTTCATTGTGGCGGCATTGGCGGGTTTCCCCGTCCCGCTGACGGCGATTCAACTGTTGGTGATCAACCTGCTTGGCGATTCGTGGCTGAGCATTGCCCTTGCTGCCGAGAAAGAAGAACCGGATGTCATGCAGCAGCCGCCGCGCCCCTCGACAGAGCCAGTGATCACGCGCTACATGTGGTTCAGCATCGGCTTGCAGAGCATCGTGGTGACGATTTTGCTGACAATCACCTTCCTGATTGCCCGCAACTACACGCGCTCGATTGGGCTGGCGGATACCGATGGGGTGGCGCTGGCAATGCAGCAAACAGCAACCTTCACCATGTTCATGATCCAGAAAATTCTACGGAGCGCCTTCACCGCCCGCAGCTTGCGCTTTAACCTGTGGGAAATTGGCGTGTTTAGCAATCGCTGGAGTTTGATTGCAGCAGTGATCACGATAGGGATTGCCTTCGCCGCGATTTACATCCTCCCTGTTGGGATGAACACGGCGGCGATGGTCTTGTTCCCGACGTTGTTCCTCTTGGGGTTGATCCCGCCCATTGTGGAGGAAGCGGTCAAATTTGGGCGGAAGTTCTTTGTGAAGCCGTTGGTGGTGACGGTAGTTCCCGCCCCCGCACAGAAGGCGTAG
- a CDS encoding LysM peptidoglycan-binding domain-containing protein, whose amino-acid sequence MTEKYTRAQEIAEIALDAYLDRLRHDLNTAPPSELDPAVAAMARALTEAGAAALTPSKQTALWLHALHKAAQHQPSPALIPPSSGERNTTNHVGHPSLYMDDSRAGLAKDNPMTVLAYPSPSAPHARRAHIPGSAFTLSLVAALTLILFGAAALSGIPRPKDGRGQTLPGAAGQATTPTPTPLPTSTPFATLLPPTVVPGGTVIISGGTLPAPILEAGTARITLGPILQTNPAENTFTIPMRIEGIGRVVPQPLPATVYLWLTDAASQTTILSGVYPTSPSFHVSILPTSGQYGVTAIALNPDGSYASAPTGVTFIYNAETFTLTTLGGAALLPMATALPTATPISGNPATGMNCVYTVQAGDTLISIAAQFGVTIDFLQGMYPSPLQVGQQVIIPNCIISATAPIAPPQVISMGMNSTYQAQFAPGSTQITFTTRAEAEGLVFALLQTTNHPLLIDLGYSVNAPGQGGSGGGGGGGGSAGDAMPVDEYGVFLHAKAGDEVVLQVTTNDPSTEGQFTLSLYQFTNIPTLRAETPVKGNLTTDRPVALYTFTPERDGEYGVTVSAEGNADLQLLFIELNEGTNLYRSYVNGCHVYDQVFCMDRDGGAGRDPELLGVPLKAGRRYTVAVYGAAAGVEASFTVQVGE is encoded by the coding sequence ATGACTGAGAAATACACTCGCGCCCAAGAGATCGCAGAGATCGCTTTGGACGCTTACCTAGACCGTTTGCGCCACGACCTAAACACCGCTCCCCCGTCAGAACTTGATCCGGCGGTGGCGGCGATGGCGCGGGCGCTTACCGAGGCGGGTGCGGCAGCCCTGACGCCAAGCAAGCAGACGGCGCTTTGGCTGCACGCCCTTCATAAGGCAGCACAACATCAACCTTCCCCCGCCCTGATTCCGCCTTCGTCAGGGGAGAGGAACACAACAAACCACGTTGGTCACCCCTCCCTTTACATGGACGACTCACGAGCGGGCTTAGCTAAGGATAATCCCATGACCGTTTTAGCCTACCCATCACCAAGCGCACCACATGCGCGTCGTGCGCACATCCCAGGGAGCGCGTTCACCCTTTCCCTTGTGGCAGCCCTGACTCTTATCTTGTTCGGCGCGGCGGCACTCTCCGGCATACCTCGCCCGAAAGACGGGCGGGGGCAGACCCTCCCCGGCGCGGCGGGGCAGGCAACCACACCAACGCCCACCCCTCTGCCCACCTCAACACCCTTTGCTACCCTCTTACCGCCTACGGTTGTCCCCGGCGGGACGGTGATCATCAGCGGCGGGACGCTCCCCGCGCCCATCCTTGAAGCGGGTACAGCACGGATCACGCTTGGTCCTATCCTACAGACAAATCCGGCAGAGAACACCTTCACCATTCCTATGAGGATAGAAGGCATTGGACGGGTTGTTCCGCAGCCGCTCCCCGCAACAGTCTACTTGTGGCTGACCGATGCCGCATCCCAAACGACGATCCTTTCGGGGGTTTACCCCACCTCGCCGTCCTTTCATGTTTCGATACTGCCCACCTCAGGACAGTACGGGGTCACCGCGATTGCCTTGAATCCTGATGGTAGCTATGCCAGCGCCCCAACAGGCGTCACCTTCATCTACAATGCCGAAACCTTTACCCTGACAACGCTTGGCGGGGCGGCGCTGCTCCCGATGGCAACCGCTCTCCCCACCGCGACGCCCATCAGCGGCAACCCCGCAACAGGAATGAACTGTGTCTACACCGTTCAGGCGGGCGACACCCTGATTTCTATTGCCGCCCAATTCGGCGTGACGATCGATTTTCTTCAGGGAATGTATCCGAGCCCACTTCAGGTTGGACAGCAGGTGATCATTCCGAACTGCATCATCAGCGCCACCGCCCCCATCGCCCCTCCTCAGGTCATCTCAATGGGAATGAACAGCACATACCAAGCGCAGTTTGCCCCCGGTTCAACCCAGATCACCTTCACCACACGGGCAGAGGCAGAAGGGCTTGTCTTTGCCCTGCTCCAGACGACCAATCACCCGCTCCTCATTGATCTTGGCTATTCGGTCAACGCTCCCGGACAAGGTGGCAGTGGCGGCGGTGGTGGGGGGGGCGGCTCTGCCGGTGACGCCATGCCTGTCGATGAATATGGTGTGTTCCTCCACGCAAAAGCGGGTGATGAGGTGGTTCTTCAGGTCACGACGAACGATCCTTCGACAGAAGGGCAGTTCACTCTGAGTTTGTATCAGTTCACCAACATTCCTACCCTTCGCGCTGAAACGCCCGTCAAGGGCAACCTGACGACAGACCGCCCGGTGGCGCTCTACACCTTCACCCCCGAACGCGATGGAGAGTATGGAGTCACTGTAAGCGCCGAAGGGAATGCTGATCTACAGCTTCTTTTCATCGAGCTAAACGAGGGGACAAACCTCTACCGAAGTTATGTGAACGGCTGCCATGTCTACGATCAGGTCTTTTGCATGGATCGTGATGGCGGGGCGGGGCGTGATCCTGAACTGCTCGGTGTGCCGCTGAAAGCAGGTAGGCGCTATACAGTGGCGGTCTACGGCGCAGCGGCGGGAGTAGAGGCATCCTTCACGGTGCAAGTGGGGGAGTGA
- a CDS encoding sigma-70 family RNA polymerase sigma factor: MFKNRRHAEGRRPISTAARFPLKRFYLRDAEAERMEESPAPPPLDEVAILHAARTDLRHFAPIYERYAKRVYAYCLRRVGDPHEADDLTSTIFTRALTGLVSYRGGGVAAWLFTIARHTVINHHKQCGRHPAADLSAAEVLPDPAPPPDQVVIETLESAAIRALVAQLPDEQQELIWLKVSGGLTAEEIGTVIGKRPGTVRTALSRIISTLRDRYRDTLGVEERNE, translated from the coding sequence GTGTTCAAAAACCGACGGCACGCCGAAGGGAGACGACCTATCAGCACGGCAGCACGCTTTCCACTGAAGCGCTTTTACCTGAGGGACGCGGAGGCGGAACGGATGGAGGAATCCCCCGCCCCCCCACCCCTTGACGAGGTGGCAATCCTCCATGCCGCTCGCACCGATCTGCGTCATTTTGCGCCGATCTACGAGCGCTACGCCAAGCGCGTTTATGCCTACTGCCTGCGGCGGGTGGGCGACCCTCACGAAGCGGATGATCTGACCAGCACCATCTTCACCCGCGCCCTCACCGGGCTGGTCAGCTATCGTGGGGGTGGGGTGGCGGCGTGGCTGTTCACCATCGCCCGCCACACCGTGATCAACCATCACAAACAGTGTGGGCGTCACCCCGCTGCCGATCTCAGCGCGGCAGAGGTGCTCCCCGACCCGGCACCGCCCCCCGATCAGGTGGTGATCGAAACACTGGAGAGCGCCGCAATACGGGCGTTGGTTGCACAACTTCCCGATGAGCAGCAAGAACTCATCTGGTTGAAGGTATCAGGGGGGCTGACAGCCGAGGAAATCGGGACGGTGATCGGCAAACGTCCCGGCACGGTGCGTACCGCGCTCAGCCGGATCATCAGCACCTTACGGGATCGCTATCGAGACACTCTTGGCGTGGAGGAGAGGAATGAATGA
- a CDS encoding NAD(P)H-dependent oxidoreductase, protein MELLHLVATPRTGHSNTLRISNAFIEALIGKYPDLTITTMDLFHHDVPAMAGDKIEAKYLLMQGSAIKPSMTTTWTEIEGYIAGFMRADMYLISAPMWNLGIPFTLKYYIDTIVQPGYLFKYLPDGTPVGLAKGKMVIVKTSGGDYSAPPMNQFDFHEPYLKGIFGFCGIRDIHVIRAGLMDVNPDLREKSLCHAIEEQIPAVLKHL, encoded by the coding sequence ATGGAACTCCTTCATCTAGTGGCAACGCCACGCACCGGTCATTCAAACACGCTTCGGATTTCAAACGCTTTTATTGAGGCGTTGATCGGGAAATACCCCGATCTAACGATCACGACGATGGATTTATTCCATCACGATGTGCCAGCCATGGCGGGTGATAAGATTGAGGCAAAGTATCTGCTGATGCAAGGCAGCGCGATCAAACCCTCCATGACGACGACATGGACAGAAATTGAGGGGTACATCGCCGGGTTCATGCGGGCAGATATGTACCTGATCAGCGCCCCAATGTGGAATCTTGGTATCCCCTTCACCCTCAAATACTACATTGATACGATTGTTCAGCCCGGGTATCTGTTTAAGTACCTTCCAGACGGTACGCCGGTTGGCTTAGCAAAGGGGAAAATGGTCATTGTCAAGACCTCTGGCGGGGATTATTCCGCCCCGCCGATGAATCAATTTGACTTCCACGAGCCGTATCTGAAAGGAATTTTTGGCTTTTGTGGGATTCGGGATATTCATGTGATTCGGGCGGGGTTGATGGATGTGAATCCTGATTTGCGGGAAAAGAGCCTCTGCCACGCTATTGAGGAGCAGATTCCGGCGGTATTAAAGCATCTTTAA
- a CDS encoding ABC-F family ATP-binding cassette domain-containing protein, with product MSILKATHLSKAFGADDIFTDLDIDLPHGAKVALVGPNGAGKSTLIRILIGLDTPSSGAVTRARGLSMGYLPQRAEFDSNRTIWEEMLTAFVEIRQQEAQLVDLAHEMAERPDDADLLSRYGEVQHAFDLAGGYDYETRIRHVLQGLGFTAEHYERTLQTLSGGQQTRALLARLLLEKPSLLILDEPTNHLDIAAVEWLESFLNSWEGALLVVSHDRYFMDRVVTTIWELDWGVVESYKGNYSAYLRQREERWQQRMETFEVERARLLGELDYIKKNIVRASTNAQAYGRLRRLSRDLVAIQQMGVVDYKAAKSWSQTGIGGVRTFTVAEAETAIKAFKPASVRPQSSSLRLTMKSTLRSGDKVLMTRGLRVGYSAEKALFTVPDLTLYRGETAAIIGPNGVGKSTFLKTLLGELRPLAGESKRGAQVTMGYFAQAHERLNPKRSILDELLTVRNLPISEARDYLANFLFTGEDVFRPIETLSGGERGRVALAKLALEGANLLLLDEPTNHLDIPAQEVLQAMLDRFEGTILLVSHDRYLIDALATQIWAVEPGMFTPFDGTYQEYVALREARREAEKAARMGKGISATNGAQGNHGTQGKGKELSPREREKRIAAAEAQITQLETEIAQLTAELEAASAAGNIDQVRTLSAAYNDAHAVMDEKMAEWSALAEG from the coding sequence ATGTCTATTCTAAAAGCAACCCATCTGAGCAAAGCCTTTGGCGCCGACGACATTTTCACCGATCTCGATATTGACCTGCCACATGGGGCAAAGGTTGCCCTTGTGGGTCCGAATGGGGCAGGAAAATCGACCCTGATCCGCATCTTGATCGGCTTGGATACCCCTTCGAGCGGGGCGGTGACACGGGCGCGAGGGCTGAGCATGGGCTACCTTCCGCAGCGTGCCGAATTCGACAGCAACCGCACCATTTGGGAAGAAATGCTCACCGCCTTTGTAGAGATACGCCAGCAAGAGGCGCAGCTTGTCGATCTTGCTCATGAGATGGCAGAACGCCCTGATGATGCTGACCTACTCAGCCGCTATGGGGAAGTGCAACACGCCTTTGATCTGGCGGGCGGCTACGATTATGAAACGCGCATTCGCCACGTGTTGCAAGGGTTGGGCTTCACGGCGGAGCATTACGAACGCACCCTTCAAACGCTTTCGGGGGGGCAGCAAACCCGCGCCCTCCTCGCCCGTTTGCTCCTCGAAAAACCATCTCTGCTGATCTTAGACGAGCCAACAAATCACCTTGATATTGCCGCAGTAGAGTGGCTGGAATCCTTTTTGAATTCGTGGGAGGGTGCGCTCCTTGTCGTCAGCCATGACCGGTACTTTATGGATCGCGTTGTGACAACGATTTGGGAATTGGATTGGGGCGTTGTCGAATCTTACAAGGGGAACTACAGCGCCTACCTTCGCCAACGGGAAGAACGCTGGCAGCAGCGGATGGAAACCTTTGAGGTAGAACGGGCGCGGCTGCTGGGTGAGCTTGATTACATCAAAAAGAACATCGTCCGCGCCTCGACCAATGCGCAGGCATATGGGCGCCTGCGCCGTCTGAGCCGTGATTTAGTCGCCATTCAGCAGATGGGCGTTGTGGATTACAAGGCGGCAAAAAGTTGGTCGCAGACGGGGATCGGTGGGGTGCGCACCTTCACCGTTGCCGAGGCGGAAACGGCGATCAAAGCGTTCAAGCCGGCAAGCGTTCGCCCGCAATCATCCAGTTTGCGCCTGACCATGAAATCGACCCTGCGCAGTGGGGATAAAGTCCTCATGACACGAGGACTGCGGGTTGGCTATAGCGCCGAGAAAGCCCTGTTCACCGTTCCCGATCTCACACTCTACCGAGGCGAGACGGCGGCGATCATCGGACCGAATGGCGTGGGAAAATCGACCTTCCTCAAGACACTCCTCGGTGAACTGCGCCCCCTCGCGGGGGAGAGCAAGCGCGGCGCACAGGTGACGATGGGGTATTTTGCACAGGCTCACGAACGCCTGAACCCCAAACGGAGTATCTTGGACGAACTGCTGACGGTGCGCAACCTGCCAATCAGCGAGGCACGGGATTATCTTGCCAATTTCCTGTTCACCGGAGAGGATGTGTTTCGCCCCATTGAGACGCTCAGCGGCGGTGAGCGCGGGCGGGTGGCGCTGGCGAAACTTGCCCTTGAAGGGGCAAACCTGCTGCTCCTAGACGAGCCGACGAACCACTTGGACATCCCCGCTCAAGAAGTTCTCCAAGCGATGTTGGATCGCTTTGAGGGAACGATTCTCTTGGTCAGCCATGATCGCTACCTGATTGACGCCCTCGCCACGCAAATTTGGGCTGTGGAGCCGGGGATGTTCACCCCCTTTGATGGGACATACCAAGAGTACGTTGCCCTGCGCGAGGCGCGGCGCGAGGCGGAAAAAGCCGCCCGCATGGGGAAGGGCATCAGCGCGACGAACGGCGCTCAGGGAAATCATGGCACCCAGGGAAAGGGGAAAGAGCTATCCCCCCGCGAACGAGAGAAGCGCATTGCAGCGGCAGAGGCGCAGATTACCCAACTGGAGACAGAGATTGCTCAATTGACTGCTGAGTTGGAAGCAGCTAGCGCAGCGGGGAACATTGATCAGGTGCGAACGCTGAGCGCCGCCTACAACGATGCCCATGCGGTGATGGACGAAAAAATGGCGGAGTGGTCGGCGCTGGCAGAGGGGTGA
- a CDS encoding response regulator transcription factor: MAQRILVVEDEPGVSNLLAYNLRKAHYEVELAVDGRQALAMVRSAMPDLIVLDLMLPEMDGLEVCREIRRTSHVPIIILTAQGEEIDRVVGLELGADDYVCKPFSVRELLARIKAVLRRLPDLPQASSQPPAAVSVQGTLRLDAERREVFLGDTLLDLSKLEFDLLHWLLMHPGRVFTREELLEQIWGYAYTGDTRTVDSSIKRLRSKLRAADPRVDYLVAVRGIGYKFSQEDGA, translated from the coding sequence ATGGCACAGCGCATTTTGGTGGTGGAGGATGAACCGGGAGTTAGCAACCTGCTGGCATACAACCTACGAAAAGCGCACTATGAGGTAGAACTTGCTGTTGATGGACGCCAAGCCCTTGCGATGGTGCGCAGCGCTATGCCTGATCTGATTGTGCTTGATCTGATGCTGCCGGAGATGGACGGGCTTGAGGTCTGCCGCGAAATCCGCCGGACAAGCCACGTCCCGATCATCATCCTGACTGCACAAGGGGAGGAGATTGACCGCGTGGTGGGGCTTGAATTGGGTGCGGATGATTACGTCTGTAAGCCGTTCAGTGTCCGAGAACTCTTGGCGCGGATAAAAGCCGTTCTGCGCCGCCTTCCTGATCTGCCACAAGCCTCTTCCCAACCACCCGCAGCTGTCTCCGTTCAAGGCACGTTACGCCTTGATGCCGAGCGGCGTGAGGTCTTTCTAGGGGATACCCTTTTAGACCTCAGCAAATTGGAATTTGATCTGCTCCACTGGCTGCTGATGCATCCGGGCAGGGTCTTTACCCGTGAGGAACTGTTAGAACAGATATGGGGCTACGCTTACACAGGGGATACCCGCACCGTTGACAGCAGCATCAAACGGCTTCGGTCCAAACTACGTGCCGCCGATCCCCGTGTGGATTACCTTGTGGCAGTGCGCGGTATTGGCTATAAGTTCAGTCAGGAGGACGGGGCATGA
- a CDS encoding HAMP domain-containing protein — protein MISLGRLLTLSYFVIVLLSFALIAPLAWVLLEQTYLETQQANILAQARLAAQAVQSAAPPPAIPYSQSANILPGIHTHIIDSESGKVSDQPLPGIYTTMLAEEGPVLIALQSAPKVSQANIAPLPPLAQNKSGTLSPQELFSRPEIRVAFAGQPATAIRAVLDGRRVLYAAVPIIAAEGDITRIVYIAMPLPPSGWAALAPSARWQIAGLILLVLLLTALLGWGFSRGLARSLRQISKAANHVAAGNLNEHLITNSAVSDLRALSRAFNEMTESLRRADHMKMAFVADVSHELRTPLTVIKGTMETLQDGGVDDLSAREGFLSAAAEETERLIDLVNGLLTLARADGGGLNLHLAALNLTALAQTRVAHFQGIAAKKGIRLSVRPLSMHATDQPVCVWADSGRITQVLNNLLDNALRYSRRGDSVEVVVTPGKTQVTCAVVDSGQGIAAAHLPFLFNRFYRVDGSRNRNLGGSGLGLAISRAIIETHGGTIGVQSREGEGTTLTFILPTPPT, from the coding sequence ATGATCTCTTTGGGGCGTCTGCTAACCCTCAGCTATTTCGTGATTGTCCTGCTCAGCTTTGCGCTGATCGCGCCATTGGCTTGGGTATTGTTGGAACAAACCTATCTGGAGACGCAGCAGGCGAACATTTTGGCGCAGGCGCGTCTGGCTGCCCAAGCGGTGCAATCTGCTGCACCGCCCCCCGCCATCCCCTACTCGCAGTCGGCAAACATTCTGCCTGGTATTCACACGCACATCATCGACTCAGAATCAGGCAAGGTCTCCGATCAACCTCTGCCCGGCATTTATACGACGATGCTTGCCGAGGAGGGTCCGGTACTCATTGCCTTACAAAGTGCGCCAAAGGTCAGCCAAGCAAATATCGCGCCGCTTCCCCCACTGGCGCAAAACAAATCGGGGACTCTCTCCCCGCAAGAACTATTCAGCCGCCCTGAAATTAGGGTAGCCTTCGCCGGGCAGCCTGCCACCGCTATTCGCGCTGTCCTAGATGGGCGGCGGGTGCTGTATGCCGCCGTGCCGATAATCGCTGCGGAAGGGGACATCACTCGCATTGTCTATATTGCCATGCCGCTTCCGCCAAGCGGTTGGGCGGCGCTTGCACCCTCTGCCCGCTGGCAGATCGCCGGACTTATCCTGTTAGTTCTGCTGCTGACTGCTCTTTTGGGGTGGGGGTTTTCGCGGGGGTTGGCGCGTTCGCTACGGCAGATCAGCAAGGCGGCAAACCACGTAGCAGCGGGCAATCTCAACGAGCATCTGATCACCAATTCGGCTGTCTCCGATCTGCGTGCCTTGAGCCGCGCCTTTAATGAGATGACGGAAAGTTTGCGCCGTGCTGACCACATGAAAATGGCATTTGTAGCTGATGTGAGTCATGAACTGCGCACCCCGTTAACGGTGATCAAGGGGACGATGGAAACCTTGCAAGATGGCGGAGTGGATGACCTTAGCGCACGAGAGGGATTCCTCAGCGCCGCTGCTGAGGAAACCGAGCGGCTGATCGATCTGGTCAATGGGCTGCTCACCCTTGCCCGCGCCGATGGCGGCGGCTTGAATCTGCACCTAGCGGCGCTTAATCTGACTGCCCTAGCCCAAACGCGGGTAGCTCATTTTCAAGGGATTGCCGCCAAGAAAGGGATTCGCCTGAGCGTCCGTCCGCTGTCGATGCACGCTACCGATCAACCGGTCTGTGTATGGGCGGATTCGGGACGGATTACACAAGTTCTTAATAATCTGCTGGACAATGCCCTTCGTTATTCCCGACGGGGGGATTCCGTTGAGGTGGTCGTTACGCCGGGGAAAACGCAGGTCACTTGCGCTGTGGTGGACAGTGGGCAAGGGATTGCCGCCGCTCACCTTCCCTTTTTATTCAACCGCTTCTACCGCGTGGATGGCTCGCGGAATCGGAATTTGGGCGGCAGCGGGTTAGGTTTAGCCATCAGCCGTGCGATTATCGAAACGCACGGCGGGACAATCGGCGTCCAAAGTCGTGAAGGGGAGGGGACAACCCTAACGTTCATCTTACCAACGCCACCAACATGA